Proteins encoded together in one Nostoc sp. PCC 7524 window:
- a CDS encoding SRPBCC family protein, with protein sequence MTNLKNTTQDFELDPNLDPQLIADIGNLPPVEIQIEKIAERQRQITAQVQIPHPVERVWKVLTDYEALADFIPNLAKSCLLEHPHGGIRLEQIGSQRLLNFNFCARVVLDLEEYFPKEINFQMVEGDFKGFSGSWCLEPYILDEAIGTNLCYKIQIWPKLTMPVSIIERRVSNDLKSNLLAIYQRVQYLTNQ encoded by the coding sequence GTGACTAATCTAAAAAACACCACCCAGGACTTTGAACTCGATCCCAATCTTGATCCACAATTGATTGCGGATATAGGTAATTTGCCCCCAGTAGAAATTCAAATTGAAAAAATCGCCGAGCGACAGCGACAAATTACAGCTCAAGTCCAAATTCCCCACCCGGTAGAGCGAGTCTGGAAAGTGCTGACAGATTATGAAGCCTTGGCGGACTTTATCCCCAACCTTGCCAAAAGTTGTCTGCTGGAACATCCTCATGGTGGCATTCGGTTAGAACAAATCGGCTCTCAACGCTTACTCAATTTCAATTTTTGCGCCCGTGTGGTTCTAGACTTGGAAGAATATTTCCCTAAAGAAATCAATTTTCAAATGGTAGAAGGGGATTTTAAGGGCTTCTCTGGTAGTTGGTGTCTAGAACCTTATATCTTAGATGAAGCGATCGGCACTAATCTCTGCTACAAAATCCAAATCTGGCCTAAGCTGACTATGCCAGTGTCAATTATTGAACGCCGCGTGAGCAATGACCTCAAGTCAAATCTGCTAGCAATTTATCAGCGAGTACAGTATCTCACCAATCAGTAG